One Camelus dromedarius isolate mCamDro1 chromosome 6, mCamDro1.pat, whole genome shotgun sequence genomic region harbors:
- the IYD gene encoding iodotyrosine deiodinase 1 — MFLLTPVLVALVCILMVWIFKNSDGGTEQRKGEARAQAEACPWVDEDLKDCTDVHQVEEDANGWQESEEDVEHIPFSHTRYPEREMVRRSQEYYELLNKRRSVRFISNEQVPMEVIDNVIKAAGTAPSGAHTEPWTFVVVKDPDTKHQIREIIEEEEEINYLKRMGPRWVTDLKKFRTNWIKEYLDTAPVLILVFKQVHGFAANGKKKIHYYNEISVSIACGILLAALQNAGLVTVTTTPLNCGSHLRVLLGRPANEKLLMLLPVGYPSEDATVPDLTRKPLDQIMLFYFLKTS, encoded by the exons ATGTTTCTTCTGACTCCAGTCCTGGTAGCACTTGTCTGCATTTTGATGGTGTGgatctttaaaaattctgatggaGGCACCGAGCAAAGGAAGGGGGAGGCTAGAGCCCAGGCCGAGGCTTGTCCCTGGGTGGATGAAGACTTGAAAGACTGCACTGACGTCCACCAAGTGGAGGAAG ATGCCAATGGATGGCAAGAGTCAGAGGAGGACGTTGAACACATCCCATTCTCCCATACCCGTTATCCTGAGAGGGAAATGGTTCGGAGATCCCAAGAATATTATGAACTTCTCAATAAGAGACGGTCTGTTAGATTCATAAGTAATGAGCAAGTCCCAATGGAAGTCATTGATAATGTCATCAAAGCAGCAG GAACAGCCCCAAGTGGGGCCCACACAGAGCCCTGGACCTTTGTGGTTGTGAAGGACCCGGACACGAAGCATCAGATTCGGGAGATCattgaggaggaagaggaaataaactACTtgaagaggatgggtcctcgatGGGTTACAGACCTGAAGAAGTTCAG GACCAACTGGATTAAAGAGTACTTGGACACAGCTCCTGTTTTGATTCTCGTTTTCAAACAAGTACATggttttgctgcaaatggcaagaaaaAGATCCACTACTACAACGAGATCAGTGTTTCCATCGCCTGCGGCATCCTCTTAGCTGCCCTGCAG AACGCAGGACTGGTGACTGTCACGACCACGCCTCTGAACTGTGGCTCCCATCTGAGGGTGCTCCTGGGCCGCCCTGCAAATGAAAAGTTGCTGATGCTGCTTCCCGTGGGGTACCCCAGTGAAGATGCCACGGTGCCTGACCTCACACGGAAACCCCTGGATCAGATCATG ctcttttactttttaaaaacttcatag